The following are encoded in a window of Psychrobacter sp. P11F6 genomic DNA:
- the oppD gene encoding oligopeptide ABC transporter ATP-binding protein OppD, which produces MGTGSALDKPANAENTLLAVKDLSVQFTTEEGLVTAVNGLNFNLHEGETLGIVGESGSGKSQTAFAIMGLLANNGYAKGAVRFEGNELLGLSQKALNKIRAEQIAMIFQDPMTSLNPYMKIGDQLAEVLILHKGMSKKDAWAESIRMLDAVKIPEAKNRIGMYPHEFSGGMRQRVMIAMALLCRPKLLIADEPTTALDVTVQAQIMVLLNELKRDFGTTIIMITHDLGVVAGICDRVLVMYAGRTMAYGETEEIFYAPSHPYTIGLLKAIPRLDNDMGKLETIPGSPPNLLDLPAGCPFYERCSHAMEICRDTPPPLEFLPNERQRACHWHPETPVDHSLDSSTDSDANNQSGMEG; this is translated from the coding sequence ATGGGTACTGGTTCAGCGCTCGATAAGCCAGCTAATGCAGAAAATACCTTGTTAGCAGTCAAAGATTTATCGGTACAGTTCACGACCGAGGAGGGTCTGGTAACGGCAGTTAATGGCTTAAATTTTAACCTACATGAAGGTGAAACCTTAGGTATCGTTGGTGAGTCCGGTTCAGGTAAGTCGCAGACAGCATTTGCTATTATGGGGTTATTGGCAAATAACGGTTATGCCAAAGGTGCGGTACGCTTTGAGGGTAATGAGCTACTAGGATTGTCACAAAAAGCACTAAATAAGATTCGCGCCGAGCAGATCGCGATGATCTTTCAAGATCCGATGACCTCATTAAATCCTTATATGAAGATAGGCGACCAGCTCGCTGAAGTATTGATTTTACATAAAGGCATGAGTAAAAAAGATGCTTGGGCCGAATCCATACGAATGCTAGACGCGGTTAAGATTCCAGAAGCCAAGAACCGTATTGGCATGTATCCGCATGAGTTCTCAGGTGGTATGCGTCAGCGGGTCATGATTGCGATGGCATTATTATGTCGCCCTAAGTTGTTGATTGCTGATGAGCCAACCACCGCGCTCGACGTTACTGTTCAGGCGCAGATTATGGTTCTATTAAACGAGCTAAAACGTGACTTTGGCACCACCATTATTATGATTACCCATGATTTGGGAGTTGTGGCGGGTATCTGTGATCGAGTACTGGTGATGTATGCTGGGCGTACCATGGCGTATGGAGAGACTGAAGAGATTTTTTATGCCCCAAGTCATCCATATACTATTGGATTACTAAAAGCGATTCCTCGTTTAGATAACGATATGGGCAAGCTTGAAACCATTCCAGGTAGTCCACCAAATTTATTAGATTTGCCTGCAGGCTGTCCTTTTTATGAGCGCTGTTCTCATGCTATGGAAATCTGCCGTGATACACCGCCACCGCTGGAATTTCTACCGAACGAGCGTCAACGCGCTTGCCACTGGCATCCTGAAACACCCGTTGATCACTCACTAGATAGCTCAACAGATAGCGATGCCAATAATCAATCAGGGATGGAGGGCTAG
- the oppF gene encoding murein tripeptide/oligopeptide ABC transporter ATP binding protein OppF: protein MMIQNLDSAKSNNPAPLLQVKDIHTTFNIKQKGTYFWQKPVTLKAVNGVSFELFAGETLGVVGESGCGKSTLARTIIGLIQADSGSIKFCDEEMVGASKKTMRLKRKDIQMIFQDPLASLNPRMTVGDIIAEPLRTYYPEMKKPKVQNEVRAIMKKVGLLSNQINRYPHEFSGGQCQRIGIARALILKPKIIICDEPVSALDVSIQAQVINLLQDVQEEMGLALIFIAHDLSVIKHIADRVLVMYLGNAAELGLNKAVYGNPTHPYTKALMSAVPLPDPIAERSKVIQLLEGDLPSPINPPSGCVFRTRCPLADEECAQIKPVLEGTINHRVACLKNKVEVA from the coding sequence ATGATGATACAGAATTTAGATAGCGCCAAAAGCAATAATCCAGCACCGTTATTGCAAGTAAAGGACATTCATACCACCTTTAATATCAAACAAAAAGGTACTTACTTTTGGCAGAAGCCTGTCACTCTAAAAGCAGTTAATGGGGTATCGTTTGAGCTATTTGCTGGTGAGACTTTAGGGGTGGTAGGCGAATCAGGCTGCGGCAAATCAACACTCGCTCGTACTATCATCGGATTGATACAAGCTGACTCTGGCAGTATCAAGTTTTGTGATGAAGAGATGGTGGGTGCGTCCAAAAAAACCATGAGATTAAAGCGAAAAGACATTCAAATGATCTTTCAAGATCCGCTGGCGTCACTTAACCCGCGCATGACTGTAGGGGATATTATCGCCGAGCCTCTTCGCACTTATTATCCTGAAATGAAGAAGCCTAAGGTGCAAAACGAGGTACGCGCCATCATGAAAAAGGTGGGGCTACTGTCCAATCAAATTAACCGATATCCGCATGAGTTTTCAGGAGGTCAGTGCCAGCGAATAGGCATTGCTCGAGCACTGATATTAAAGCCCAAAATTATTATCTGTGATGAGCCAGTCTCCGCCCTTGATGTCTCGATTCAGGCACAGGTCATTAATTTATTGCAAGATGTGCAAGAAGAGATGGGGTTAGCGCTTATCTTCATTGCCCATGATCTTTCTGTGATTAAGCACATTGCTGATCGAGTCTTGGTCATGTATTTAGGCAACGCCGCCGAGCTAGGTTTGAACAAAGCCGTATACGGCAATCCGACTCATCCCTATACCAAAGCACTGATGTCTGCTGTACCGCTACCTGACCCTATTGCTGAACGTAGTAAGGTCATTCAGTTATTAGAGGGTGATTTACCCAGTCCAATCAATCCGCCATCAGGTTGCGTTTTTCGTACCCGTTGTCCACTAGCTGATGAAGAGTGCGCACAGATTAAACCCGTGTTAGAAGGCACCATAAATCACCGAGTGGCTTGTTTAAAGAATAAGGTCGAGGTGGCTTAA
- a CDS encoding DUF2798 domain-containing protein: MAKFPTIRIRTRRKYYRLIFTFLMALLMSTIISTALLLINVGFVDGFFITLFHSWKYAFIVAWPSAYICAYLIQEHLLSRIEFY; the protein is encoded by the coding sequence ATGGCAAAATTCCCTACCATTAGAATACGCACACGGCGCAAGTACTACCGGCTTATTTTCACCTTTTTAATGGCACTGCTAATGTCCACGATTATCTCAACTGCATTGCTGCTGATCAATGTAGGATTCGTCGATGGGTTCTTTATCACGCTGTTTCACTCATGGAAATATGCCTTTATAGTCGCGTGGCCGAGCGCTTATATTTGCGCCTATCTCATCCAAGAGCATTTGCTCAGTCGTATTGAGTTTTATTGA
- a CDS encoding aspartate/glutamate racemase family protein, with protein MTVHKQRTLGIIGGMSWESSESYYRLINEGVKDKLGGLHSADLFIHSVDFALINKHQEQDEWAALGVIMASSAQRLQAAGVQGLMIASNTMHKLLDDVQAATHLPVIHIADATIAAIKKQNLSKIALLGTQFTMTEDFYRQRLVDAGLQVLIPESDARAEVHRIIKKELCIGQFKDSSRQYYQQVIKDLADQGAEGVILGCTEIGLLIKQADSPIPVFDTTVIHAAAAVDFLLE; from the coding sequence ATGACCGTGCACAAGCAGCGAACATTGGGCATCATCGGTGGTATGAGTTGGGAGAGTAGCGAAAGCTATTATCGGTTGATAAATGAGGGTGTCAAGGATAAGCTGGGTGGCTTACATTCAGCAGATTTATTCATACATAGCGTGGACTTTGCGTTGATTAATAAGCACCAAGAGCAAGATGAATGGGCAGCGCTGGGTGTAATCATGGCCAGCAGTGCTCAGCGTTTGCAAGCCGCTGGCGTACAAGGGCTCATGATTGCCTCTAATACGATGCATAAATTACTCGATGATGTGCAAGCCGCGACGCATTTACCTGTTATTCATATCGCTGATGCCACTATTGCCGCCATCAAAAAACAGAATCTGTCTAAAATTGCCTTACTGGGCACTCAGTTTACGATGACGGAAGATTTTTATAGGCAGCGTTTGGTGGATGCAGGGCTTCAAGTGTTGATACCAGAGAGTGATGCGCGAGCAGAGGTACATCGAATTATCAAAAAAGAGCTATGCATTGGTCAATTTAAAGACAGCTCGCGTCAGTATTATCAGCAGGTGATTAAAGATTTAGCAGATCAAGGCGCAGAGGGCGTCATCTTAGGCTGTACAGAAATTGGACTGCTCATTAAACAAGCAGATAGCCCCATTCCCGTATTTGATACCACGGTGATTCATGCAGCGGCAGCGGTGGATTTCTTACTAGAGTAG
- a CDS encoding NAD(P)H-dependent flavin oxidoreductase, with translation MTLLNTLNLTYPIVQAPMAGATTPELAATVSNFGGLGSLGSGMTPPEVLHSHINTIKSLTDRPFMINLMVLSEHESSTFDTKIPAWLSHYYEENNIEFALPERPALSFADQVQVLYDNPVAVASFTFGIISAEQVQHLQGLGTRVIGTANHPLEAKAWSDIGADAVCVQGVEAGGHRGGWLTQSENDPLGLLTLISQTRACTDIPLIAAGGIMTGQDIKAVQTAGAELAQIGTAFLTTDKCGINDIYKQALLDASENKRSAETRLTRLFSGKQARGLLNNYLRDFARFESAHELPPYPQLNAMTKFLRGHATNNLDPEYQSLWAGQGVALVRQERTIELLERLVKTL, from the coding sequence ATGACCTTACTGAATACCCTTAATTTGACCTACCCTATCGTGCAAGCGCCGATGGCAGGCGCAACCACCCCTGAGCTTGCAGCGACGGTGAGTAACTTTGGTGGACTGGGTTCATTGGGATCGGGCATGACGCCGCCAGAGGTTTTGCATAGCCATATTAACACCATTAAATCGCTCACCGATCGCCCTTTTATGATCAATCTAATGGTGTTGTCTGAGCATGAGTCGAGCACCTTTGATACCAAAATCCCTGCTTGGCTAAGTCATTACTATGAAGAAAACAATATCGAGTTTGCGCTACCTGAACGCCCAGCGCTAAGCTTCGCGGATCAGGTACAAGTGCTCTATGACAATCCAGTCGCCGTCGCTAGCTTTACCTTTGGCATTATCAGCGCCGAGCAAGTTCAGCATCTGCAAGGTCTAGGCACGCGCGTCATCGGGACGGCAAATCATCCATTAGAAGCGAAAGCATGGAGCGATATTGGTGCTGATGCGGTATGTGTACAAGGGGTCGAAGCGGGTGGGCATCGCGGTGGCTGGCTTACGCAAAGTGAAAACGATCCATTGGGATTATTGACGCTAATTAGTCAAACGCGCGCGTGTACCGATATTCCGTTAATTGCAGCAGGTGGCATCATGACTGGGCAAGATATCAAAGCAGTGCAAACGGCTGGCGCTGAGCTAGCGCAAATCGGAACGGCATTTTTGACCACAGATAAATGCGGTATTAATGATATTTATAAACAAGCACTACTTGATGCTAGTGAAAATAAACGCAGTGCTGAGACACGCTTAACGAGACTGTTTTCAGGTAAGCAGGCTCGTGGTTTATTAAATAATTATTTGCGTGATTTTGCTCGCTTTGAAAGCGCGCATGAGCTACCGCCCTATCCACAATTAAATGCGATGACCAAATTTTTGCGTGGTCATGCGACCAATAATCTTGACCCAGAATATCAGTCTTTATGGGCAGGACAAGGCGTCGCTTTGGTCAGACAAGAGCGCACGATTGAGCTGTTAGAGCGCTTGGTCAAAACGTTATAG
- a CDS encoding AIPR family protein, whose product MSDIVQQYIDISREELSVSKNKIDINLSDELLFGTICYKYFYNEGRFDVTDFRNSYTDGANDGGVDLIAVNEGDIYKSLVLIQSKNVKDFSSKDEIKDIFTKMAQTVKDFRNDKVGSYNKNLRRIYREKYDDAVEDENFSIELVLFINTNKSEEYRDEISLHLKKIEELEDFEVSIFYKNEVEQQIKNFENGQRYVREGKVDIYKEHGFIKNGDNGLLVNISALSVRNLYDKYRDEGLFEQNFRYFVRNKKIDDQINSSLKKKRDKFWFLNNGIIIGCKDFHLDGDNIKLEDFSIINGCQTTTILGSYKGSNEDLDFPISCKIVKPDHGGEDYFNVFISEIAEASNSQKPISDRDLKSNYPEQRNLQQDLKAYEPKIYLEIKRGEGILRKKNIQSWQKIKNDALGQLILSVLLQRPGTARSNKKKIFSDRGTYNSIFKRNHDKDTLVDLLQLANYYDDFVKLSNLSEKPSNIAKNGRLCVIAIIGFIIKYNRQQIDIKLDSSSTEWISDLTSDTLTGSFFDKDRPDDYRDALNSLFNQIIMALLNLYTSRGDTETSVTNFFKTDKKYFSVILEFIKSSIILDEYEFRKVKEKMDQIFY is encoded by the coding sequence ATGAGTGATATTGTGCAACAATATATAGATATAAGTAGAGAAGAGTTATCTGTTTCAAAGAATAAAATAGACATTAATTTATCTGATGAGCTCTTATTCGGCACTATATGCTACAAATATTTTTATAACGAAGGTAGGTTTGATGTTACTGATTTTAGAAACTCCTATACTGATGGTGCAAACGATGGTGGAGTTGATCTTATAGCCGTAAACGAAGGTGATATATACAAAAGCTTAGTTTTAATTCAATCCAAAAATGTCAAAGATTTTAGTTCAAAAGATGAGATAAAAGATATTTTCACTAAAATGGCTCAAACAGTAAAAGATTTCAGAAATGATAAGGTAGGGTCATATAATAAGAACTTAAGACGCATATATCGTGAAAAATACGATGACGCAGTAGAAGATGAAAATTTTTCTATAGAGCTAGTATTGTTCATTAATACTAACAAATCTGAAGAGTATCGCGATGAGATATCTTTACATCTAAAAAAAATAGAAGAGCTTGAAGACTTTGAAGTATCTATCTTTTATAAAAACGAAGTTGAACAGCAAATAAAAAATTTTGAGAATGGACAAAGATATGTAAGGGAAGGAAAAGTAGATATATACAAAGAGCATGGATTTATCAAAAACGGTGATAATGGTTTGCTGGTCAATATTTCTGCTCTTTCAGTTAGGAATCTTTATGATAAATATAGAGACGAAGGTCTATTTGAACAAAATTTTAGATATTTCGTTAGGAATAAGAAAATTGATGATCAAATTAATAGTTCCCTTAAGAAAAAAAGAGACAAATTCTGGTTCTTGAATAATGGAATTATCATTGGTTGCAAAGACTTTCACCTAGATGGTGATAACATCAAGTTAGAAGATTTTTCAATTATTAATGGGTGTCAAACTACAACTATATTAGGTTCTTACAAAGGTTCGAACGAAGATCTAGACTTCCCAATATCTTGCAAGATCGTCAAGCCAGATCATGGAGGAGAAGATTATTTTAATGTTTTTATCTCTGAAATTGCTGAAGCATCAAACTCACAGAAGCCTATTTCGGATAGAGATTTAAAATCTAATTATCCTGAACAGAGAAACTTACAGCAAGATTTAAAAGCTTATGAGCCTAAAATATATCTTGAAATTAAACGTGGGGAAGGTATTTTAAGAAAAAAGAATATCCAAAGTTGGCAAAAAATAAAAAATGATGCATTAGGACAATTGATTCTCAGTGTTCTACTACAACGTCCGGGAACAGCTCGAAGTAATAAGAAGAAAATTTTTTCTGACCGTGGGACTTATAACAGTATTTTTAAACGTAACCATGATAAAGATACACTTGTAGATTTGTTGCAGCTGGCGAACTACTACGATGACTTTGTAAAACTATCAAACTTGAGTGAAAAACCTTCCAATATAGCTAAAAACGGTCGATTATGTGTTATTGCTATAATAGGTTTTATTATAAAATACAATCGTCAACAAATAGATATCAAATTAGATAGTAGTAGCACGGAATGGATATCTGACCTTACTAGCGATACTCTCACTGGTTCATTTTTCGACAAAGATAGACCTGATGATTATAGAGATGCTTTAAATTCGTTATTCAATCAAATTATTATGGCTTTGCTAAATTTATATACATCTCGTGGAGATACTGAAACTTCTGTGACGAATTTCTTTAAAACTGATAAGAAATATTTTTCAGTTATCCTTGAGTTTATTAAATCTAGTATAATTTTGGATGAGTATGAATTCCGAAAAGTGAAAGAAAAGATGGATCAAATATTCTATTAA
- a CDS encoding DsrE family protein: protein MANTTDYVGTLFDNSESNPSKITLAFTMAGVALKKGHSASVILMVDAVHLALPNALDSVNIGAPFEPAGELLEAFIENGGQVLVCGACMKHNGVEESDIDKRFEVISGDDVVELLMNAKGSLQLN, encoded by the coding sequence ATGGCTAACACGACGGATTATGTCGGTACGTTATTTGATAATAGTGAATCAAATCCAAGCAAAATCACCTTAGCATTTACTATGGCAGGTGTCGCACTTAAAAAAGGTCATTCTGCCTCAGTGATATTGATGGTGGACGCGGTACATTTGGCATTGCCCAACGCTTTAGACAGTGTCAATATTGGCGCGCCATTTGAACCTGCGGGCGAATTGTTAGAAGCCTTTATCGAGAACGGCGGTCAAGTATTGGTCTGCGGCGCTTGCATGAAGCACAACGGCGTGGAAGAATCAGACATCGACAAGCGCTTTGAAGTGATCAGTGGTGATGATGTGGTTGAGCTGCTGATGAATGCGAAGGGATCTTTGCAGTTGAATTGA
- a CDS encoding acyl-CoA thioesterase, with the protein MYPFIRYASTIAHAALQVKKGNTLTFKDTSEISFRCRLTDIDNFLEMNNGRVLTLFDMGRTDFAVRSGLGRQLLKQRWGLVVAGSTIQYRKRIRAFDKVTMKTHIVGFDERWIYIEQSMWVKGKPCSSALLRTGVTEKGKVIETARVLASLGQADWQLPPSGYVAEWIVSDADRPWPPQS; encoded by the coding sequence ATGTATCCATTTATCCGTTATGCCAGCACCATCGCCCACGCCGCGCTACAAGTCAAAAAAGGCAATACCTTAACGTTTAAAGATACGAGTGAGATTAGCTTTCGCTGTCGTCTGACAGATATTGATAATTTCTTAGAGATGAATAATGGTCGCGTACTTACCCTTTTTGATATGGGTCGTACTGACTTCGCGGTGCGTAGCGGGCTTGGACGTCAACTGCTCAAGCAGCGTTGGGGTTTGGTCGTCGCTGGCAGTACCATCCAATATCGCAAACGTATTCGCGCTTTTGATAAGGTCACCATGAAAACGCATATTGTCGGCTTCGATGAGCGTTGGATATATATCGAGCAGTCGATGTGGGTAAAGGGCAAACCTTGCTCCTCTGCTCTACTGCGGACGGGCGTGACTGAAAAAGGTAAGGTGATAGAAACAGCACGTGTACTAGCCTCATTGGGGCAAGCAGATTGGCAGTTGCCACCGAGTGGCTATGTGGCAGAATGGATCGTCAGTGATGCTGATCGCCCGTGGCCACCGCAAAGTTAG
- a CDS encoding YheT family hydrolase: protein MPTSNSPTSKPSQSFSPAPFKPPFWLTNPHLQSILPKFFAPKTPTYRRVVEKDSLDESDIAYDFYDAHPIATVENSEREQTPLIVLFHGMEGSSDSHYARALAHQIHAQGWHFVVAHFRSCGGIPANGRVFYNAGDTDEVHHALQNLSQQYANIYAAGVSLGGNALAKYMGEYGDKAICQGAAVISAPVDMSSAALSMHSFLSHRIYTPYLLNPIIKKALANDISKEEIDSIKAVNRISDFDDIFTAPRHGYRSNNHYYQASSALPYLIKVTKPLLLISAKDDPFLGFTATPNDVSNSVTILDTEHGGHVGFIRYRSDKDKSPHLYKKSRFDINWIPETVSAYFNHIGVASNKP from the coding sequence ATGCCAACCTCAAATTCGCCAACGTCAAAACCGAGCCAATCCTTCTCTCCAGCACCTTTTAAACCGCCCTTTTGGCTGACCAATCCGCACCTGCAAAGCATCTTGCCTAAGTTTTTTGCGCCCAAAACGCCCACTTATCGCCGTGTGGTCGAAAAAGACTCGTTGGATGAAAGTGATATTGCTTATGACTTTTATGATGCGCATCCTATCGCCACCGTAGAAAACAGCGAGCGTGAACAAACGCCATTAATCGTGCTATTCCATGGTATGGAAGGCAGTAGCGACAGCCATTATGCACGTGCTTTGGCGCATCAAATACATGCGCAAGGCTGGCATTTTGTGGTGGCGCACTTCCGCAGTTGTGGCGGCATTCCTGCTAATGGTCGAGTTTTTTATAATGCGGGTGACACGGATGAAGTGCATCACGCGCTGCAAAATCTAAGTCAGCAATACGCCAATATCTATGCGGCTGGGGTGTCGCTGGGTGGTAACGCGTTGGCGAAATACATGGGCGAATATGGTGATAAAGCAATCTGCCAAGGCGCGGCTGTGATTTCTGCGCCAGTTGATATGTCCTCCGCTGCCCTTAGTATGCACAGCTTTTTGAGTCATCGCATCTACACCCCTTATTTGCTCAACCCGATTATCAAAAAAGCCTTAGCCAATGACATCAGCAAAGAAGAGATTGACTCGATCAAAGCGGTCAATCGCATCAGTGACTTTGACGATATCTTTACCGCGCCGCGTCATGGCTATCGCTCTAACAATCACTACTATCAAGCCTCATCAGCCCTGCCTTATTTAATAAAAGTGACGAAGCCATTGTTACTCATTAGTGCCAAAGACGACCCCTTCCTTGGTTTTACCGCCACGCCGAATGATGTGTCTAACAGTGTCACTATCTTAGACACTGAGCATGGCGGGCATGTGGGTTTTATTCGTTATCGCTCTGACAAAGACAAATCACCTCATCTTTATAAAAAATCAAGATTTGATATCAACTGGATACCTGAAACTGTCAGCGCTTATTTTAATCATATCGGTGTAGCATCTAATAAGCCCTAA
- a CDS encoding YigZ family protein produces MSYQTLKRAVTARLEIKKSEFIAYAYPVTSREQAMFHVEQLRQQYADARHHCWAYIIGDPNNTTSAGFDDDGEPNGTAGRPILNVLQHKAIGNVIIIVVRYFGGIKLGAGGLTRAYAGAAQAVVDQMILLPYVPMVQVQILAEFATEAQCRYVVESLNGSIDDVAYSKQVTLTVTIAEADINHLKERLAMDGRVLDASEKLNE; encoded by the coding sequence ATGAGCTATCAAACGCTAAAACGTGCTGTCACTGCGCGCTTAGAAATTAAAAAATCCGAGTTTATTGCTTACGCTTATCCAGTCACTTCGCGTGAACAAGCAATGTTTCACGTGGAACAGCTGCGTCAACAATATGCTGATGCGCGCCACCACTGCTGGGCGTATATCATTGGCGATCCCAATAACACCACTAGTGCTGGTTTTGATGATGATGGCGAGCCAAATGGTACGGCAGGTCGCCCGATATTAAATGTGTTGCAACATAAAGCGATCGGTAACGTCATTATCATCGTCGTGCGTTATTTTGGTGGTATTAAACTGGGCGCAGGCGGTCTAACCCGTGCTTATGCAGGCGCAGCGCAAGCAGTCGTCGACCAGATGATATTACTGCCTTATGTGCCAATGGTACAAGTACAAATACTGGCAGAATTTGCCACCGAAGCGCAATGCCGCTATGTGGTCGAAAGTTTAAATGGCAGTATCGATGATGTCGCTTATAGTAAACAAGTGACATTGACCGTGACGATTGCTGAGGCAGATATCAACCATTTAAAAGAACGTCTAGCGATGGATGGGCGCGTATTAGATGCGTCGGAAAAATTGAATGAGTAA
- a CDS encoding pseudouridine synthase, translating to MRLDKFLSKATELSRKESKKILHAGEVTVNDQVIKDPGVHVDVVNDDVIWAGEPLSVAAGSRYILLHKPEGFECTLKVKEHPIVTELIAVPELGSLRIAGRLDVDTTGALLMSDDGKWLHRVTSPKHEHAKIYELTLADAMDEAAQANAVKEVAEGILLEGDHEETKPAVLEFIDETHARLTLEQGKYHQVKRMMGYFGNRVVELHRASVGHITLEGLEKGDSRFLTPEEVAKF from the coding sequence ATGCGTCTAGATAAATTTTTGAGTAAAGCCACTGAGCTATCGCGTAAAGAATCCAAAAAAATTCTGCACGCTGGTGAAGTGACGGTAAATGATCAGGTCATCAAAGACCCAGGTGTCCATGTCGATGTGGTCAATGACGATGTGATTTGGGCAGGCGAGCCACTATCGGTCGCTGCGGGCAGTCGTTATATTCTATTACATAAGCCTGAAGGCTTTGAATGTACGCTGAAAGTAAAAGAGCATCCAATTGTCACTGAGCTGATTGCGGTGCCAGAGCTTGGTAGTTTGCGCATTGCAGGGCGTCTCGATGTTGATACGACTGGCGCATTACTGATGAGTGATGATGGTAAATGGTTGCACCGTGTCACCAGCCCTAAGCATGAACATGCCAAAATTTATGAGCTGACTTTAGCAGATGCGATGGATGAAGCGGCGCAAGCCAATGCCGTCAAAGAAGTTGCTGAAGGCATTCTTTTAGAAGGCGACCACGAAGAAACAAAACCTGCTGTTCTCGAATTTATTGATGAGACGCATGCACGTTTGACGCTTGAGCAAGGTAAATATCATCAAGTAAAACGGATGATGGGTTACTTTGGTAATAGAGTGGTTGAGCTGCATCGCGCTAGTGTCGGTCACATTACTTTGGAAGGATTAGAGAAAGGCGACAGTCGCTTTTTAACACCTGAAGAAGTGGCTAAGTTCTAA
- a CDS encoding disulfide isomerase DsbC N-terminal domain-containing protein → MKSSLLKSASLIGAMLLATTACAQSSDTAATNQKASQSTQNTKAAGTVSKSVDSRLRQLLTQAGIKTQISSIVPSNLPNMYQVNLAGQLPLHITEDGKYVIQGELQKNPSKRVVTKTPARSTSAQSGKPVSASVKADILANMDALKNMSTKTPFFYTAVPGVIWGATLEGVPFLLSDDAQYITDGEISVIENGQFIGLDEQFEKRKNQSVFATLDESQLINYPATGTERAVIYVANDVNCPYCRRLHQQLPMLNAKGVTVKTIGYPIYEQSPEQMRGIWCQGDEDSRRKAFDKAMLQGEMTPAPASCKADHVTPNREKAAGLAVMATPAIYREDGVLYQASFESPEFLEFLGVQ, encoded by the coding sequence GTGAAATCATCTCTATTAAAATCTGCCAGTTTAATTGGCGCCATGTTATTGGCAACCACCGCTTGTGCCCAGTCTAGTGATACTGCCGCTACTAACCAAAAAGCGAGCCAGAGTACTCAAAATACAAAAGCCGCTGGCACCGTTAGCAAGTCTGTTGACAGTCGCTTGCGCCAATTGCTCACTCAGGCAGGGATCAAAACACAAATCAGCTCTATTGTGCCGTCCAACTTACCCAATATGTATCAAGTCAATTTGGCGGGGCAGTTGCCTTTGCATATCACTGAAGATGGCAAATATGTCATTCAAGGCGAGCTACAAAAGAATCCAAGCAAGCGTGTAGTCACCAAGACACCAGCGCGTAGCACCAGTGCGCAGTCAGGCAAACCTGTCAGTGCGAGTGTTAAAGCTGATATATTGGCAAATATGGATGCGCTGAAAAATATGAGCACTAAGACGCCGTTCTTTTATACCGCAGTGCCAGGCGTGATTTGGGGTGCGACATTAGAAGGCGTGCCTTTTTTACTATCGGATGATGCACAGTATATTACTGATGGCGAGATTTCTGTTATCGAAAATGGTCAATTCATCGGACTCGATGAGCAGTTTGAGAAGCGTAAAAATCAGTCTGTGTTTGCAACTTTAGATGAAAGCCAGCTGATTAATTATCCAGCGACCGGCACTGAGAGAGCCGTTATTTATGTGGCAAATGATGTCAATTGTCCTTACTGCCGCCGCTTGCATCAGCAGCTACCGATGCTTAATGCCAAAGGTGTGACGGTCAAAACCATTGGTTATCCGATATACGAGCAGTCCCCTGAGCAAATGCGTGGCATTTGGTGCCAAGGTGACGAGGACAGCCGCCGTAAAGCTTTTGATAAAGCAATGTTGCAGGGTGAGATGACACCTGCACCAGCAAGTTGTAAAGCCGATCATGTAACGCCCAATCGTGAAAAAGCAGCAGGGCTTGCGGTGATGGCAACGCCTGCTATCTACCGTGAAGATGGCGTGCTTTATCAAGCGAGCTTTGAGAGTCCTGAGTTTTTAGAATTTTTGGGCGTACAGTAG